The following proteins come from a genomic window of Micromonospora echinofusca:
- a CDS encoding MauE/DoxX family redox-associated membrane protein, giving the protein MIVTAPHTRVARWPAVRPWLGVAVRLGLAAVWLVAGGSKVGDLAASGRAVNAYQVMPYDLATVIGAALPFVELALGLLLLVGLATRLSAGISAALLVVFIVGIVSAWSRGLAIDCGCFGTGGELAEGQTPSYLPEILRDLGFLALAGFLLIWPRTPVSVDGWLAGDASVEDEDE; this is encoded by the coding sequence ATGATCGTGACCGCACCGCACACCCGGGTCGCCCGCTGGCCCGCCGTCCGTCCCTGGCTCGGGGTCGCCGTCCGGCTGGGCCTGGCCGCCGTGTGGCTGGTCGCCGGCGGCAGCAAGGTCGGTGACCTGGCCGCCTCCGGTCGCGCCGTCAACGCCTACCAGGTCATGCCGTACGACCTCGCCACGGTGATCGGCGCGGCGCTGCCCTTCGTCGAGCTGGCGCTGGGCCTGCTGCTGCTGGTCGGGCTGGCCACGCGACTCTCCGCCGGGATCTCCGCGGCGCTGCTGGTGGTCTTCATCGTCGGCATCGTCTCGGCCTGGAGCCGGGGTCTCGCCATCGACTGCGGCTGCTTCGGCACCGGCGGGGAGCTCGCCGAGGGCCAGACCCCGAGCTACCTCCCGGAGATCCTCCGGGACCTGGGATTCCTGGCGCTGGCCGGGTTCCTGCTGATCTGGCCCCGCACCCCCGTCTCCGTGGACGGTTGGCTGGCGGGGGACGCATCCGTGGAGGACGAGGATGAGTAG
- the bcp gene encoding thioredoxin-dependent thiol peroxidase: MTAPDRLSPGNPAPEFSLPTDTGETLSLADLRGRKVVLYAYPAAMTPGCTTQACDFRDSLASLQAAGYEVVGISPDKPESLAKFRERDAITFPLVADTDKSVLTAYGAYGEKQSYGRTVTGVIRSTFVIDADGKIERALYNVKATGHVAKLRRDLGLD, encoded by the coding sequence ATGACCGCGCCCGACCGCCTCTCCCCCGGTAACCCCGCTCCGGAGTTCAGCCTCCCCACCGACACCGGCGAAACGCTCTCGCTGGCCGACCTGCGCGGCCGCAAGGTCGTCCTGTACGCCTACCCGGCGGCCATGACGCCCGGCTGCACCACGCAGGCCTGCGACTTCCGCGACTCGCTCGCCTCGCTCCAGGCCGCCGGCTACGAAGTCGTCGGGATCTCCCCTGACAAGCCCGAGAGTCTGGCGAAGTTCCGCGAGCGCGACGCCATCACCTTCCCGCTGGTCGCCGACACCGACAAGTCCGTGCTGACCGCCTACGGCGCGTACGGCGAGAAGCAGTCGTACGGCAGGACGGTGACCGGCGTGATCCGCTCGACCTTCGTGATCGACGCGGACGGCAAGATCGAGCGCGCGCTCTACAACGTCAAGGCCACCGGTCACGTCGCCAAGCTGCGCCGGGACCTCGGGTTGGACTGA
- a CDS encoding LCP family protein, which yields MPVPQQFVEPDAVADQTERQPGKHAKPRRRWRRVALVSLLVVALLGGGGLIAGGLYLRSVESDIERVDAFADVPEQGRPQAVAKGAMNILILGSDTRDPESTSGSRTDTIILAHLPKDRSSAQLISIPRDTWVAVPRSKDGSQGGRDAKINAAYAWGGVPLMVQTVEKFTSVRIDHVMMVDFAGFKEIIDALGGIDIDAEKSFTSIHPPFRTFRQGVQRMDGETALDYSRQRKQFPDGDFARIRHQQQVIKAILDRAVSGGIVTNPGKLNSFVKATSNAVSVDEKMSLLSMATDLRGLRGDNLRFITSPTKGTGRVGSESVVFANTEKAKSFYDAVRRDAVAEIVNAGK from the coding sequence ATGCCAGTTCCACAACAGTTCGTCGAGCCGGACGCGGTCGCCGACCAGACCGAACGCCAGCCGGGCAAGCACGCGAAGCCTCGTCGCCGGTGGCGGCGCGTCGCCCTCGTCAGCCTGCTGGTGGTTGCGCTGCTCGGCGGCGGCGGCCTGATCGCCGGCGGGCTCTACCTGCGTTCCGTGGAGTCGGACATCGAACGCGTCGACGCCTTCGCGGACGTTCCCGAGCAGGGCCGCCCGCAGGCGGTGGCCAAGGGCGCGATGAACATCCTGATCCTGGGCAGCGACACCCGTGACCCGGAGAGCACGTCGGGCTCCCGCACGGACACGATCATCCTGGCCCACCTGCCGAAGGACCGGTCGAGCGCCCAGCTGATCTCGATCCCCCGGGACACCTGGGTAGCCGTGCCCCGGTCGAAGGACGGCAGCCAGGGCGGCCGCGACGCGAAGATCAACGCCGCGTACGCGTGGGGTGGCGTGCCGTTGATGGTGCAGACCGTCGAGAAGTTCACGAGCGTGCGGATCGACCACGTCATGATGGTCGACTTCGCCGGCTTCAAGGAGATCATCGACGCCCTGGGCGGCATCGACATCGACGCGGAGAAGTCCTTCACCTCGATCCACCCTCCGTTCCGCACCTTCCGGCAGGGGGTGCAGCGGATGGACGGTGAGACGGCGCTCGACTACTCACGCCAGCGCAAGCAGTTCCCGGACGGGGACTTCGCCCGCATCCGGCACCAGCAGCAGGTCATCAAGGCGATCCTGGACCGCGCCGTGTCCGGGGGCATCGTCACGAACCCGGGAAAGCTGAACTCCTTCGTCAAGGCGACGTCGAACGCGGTGTCGGTGGACGAGAAGATGTCCCTGTTGAGCATGGCGACCGACCTGCGTGGACTGCGCGGCGACAACCTGCGCTTCATCACCAGCCCGACGAAGGGCACCGGTCGGGTGGGTAGCGAGAGCGTGGTGTTCGCGAACACCGAGAAGGCCAAGTCCTTCTACGACGCGGTACGACGCGACGCCGTAGCGGAGATCGTCAACGCCGGAAAGTAG
- a CDS encoding GNAT family N-acetyltransferase, translating into MSLRFVLDPELTPELREQIVDLWGDVTNAGGAVGFVPPVTAADVRHTAEPTFADIVDGPDRLLTGYAGERPVAALIFCDNRFDLKAHWCVLKRVMVHPDTQGHGYGAALMREAERLGRTMGWEALHVTVRDGLGLDRFYRRLGYREIGRLPGALRVAPGDDRDEILMWLDLTAPGAPAR; encoded by the coding sequence GTGAGCCTGCGCTTCGTCCTCGATCCCGAGCTGACCCCCGAGCTGCGCGAGCAGATCGTCGACCTCTGGGGCGACGTCACCAACGCCGGCGGCGCGGTCGGCTTCGTACCACCGGTCACCGCCGCCGACGTCCGGCACACGGCGGAGCCCACCTTCGCCGACATCGTCGACGGCCCGGACCGCCTGCTCACCGGGTACGCGGGTGAGCGACCCGTCGCCGCGCTGATCTTCTGCGACAACCGGTTCGACCTCAAGGCACACTGGTGCGTGCTGAAGCGGGTGATGGTCCACCCCGACACCCAGGGCCACGGGTACGGTGCCGCGCTGATGCGCGAGGCCGAGCGCCTCGGCCGCACGATGGGCTGGGAGGCGCTGCACGTGACCGTCCGGGACGGGCTGGGGCTGGACCGGTTCTACCGGCGCCTCGGTTACCGGGAGATCGGCCGGCTGCCCGGCGCGCTGCGGGTCGCTCCCGGCGACGACCGCGACGAGATCCTCATGTGGCTGGACCTCACCGCCCCGGGGGCACCTGCCCGCTGA
- a CDS encoding class I SAM-dependent methyltransferase — MDATKLRRAIARTRLAPVAAFPKRLARVARHDAKVLRTSARWLVTSREHHNYTYELTKLSRHHLAWFVSVVCDVPVKQVRAYFAEIESDDVLRRHIESATAGAARRGLADRQVRYARRIGWYAIVRATKPTHVVETGVDKGLGSCVLAAALLRNVADGHPGRVTSLDINPEAGYLARTAPWSEVVDLVIGDSIASIAALDRPVDLFLHDSDHSRAHEKREFEAVESRLAPGAFLLTDNVTATNVLAEHAERTGRRFLAYRETPANHWYPGDGIGVAW; from the coding sequence GTGGACGCAACGAAGCTCCGACGGGCCATCGCCCGCACCCGCCTCGCCCCCGTCGCGGCCTTCCCCAAGCGCCTGGCCCGCGTCGCCCGCCACGACGCCAAGGTGCTGCGCACGTCGGCCCGCTGGCTGGTCACCTCGCGGGAGCATCACAACTACACGTACGAGCTGACCAAACTGAGCCGCCACCACCTCGCCTGGTTCGTCAGCGTGGTCTGCGACGTGCCCGTCAAGCAGGTCCGGGCGTACTTCGCCGAGATCGAGTCGGACGACGTGCTGCGCCGGCACATCGAGTCCGCCACCGCCGGCGCCGCCCGCCGGGGTCTGGCCGACAGGCAGGTCCGCTACGCCCGCCGCATCGGCTGGTACGCCATCGTGCGCGCCACGAAGCCGACGCACGTGGTCGAGACCGGTGTCGACAAGGGGCTCGGCAGCTGCGTGCTCGCCGCCGCGCTGCTGCGTAACGTCGCCGACGGCCACCCCGGCCGGGTCACCTCGTTGGACATCAACCCCGAGGCCGGCTACCTCGCCCGTACCGCGCCCTGGTCGGAGGTGGTCGACCTGGTCATCGGCGACTCCATCGCCTCCATCGCCGCGCTCGACCGGCCGGTCGACCTCTTCCTGCACGACAGCGATCACAGCCGGGCCCACGAGAAGCGCGAGTTCGAGGCGGTCGAGAGCAGGCTGGCGCCGGGGGCGTTCCTGCTCACCGACAACGTCACCGCCACCAACGTCCTCGCCGAGCACGCCGAGCGCACCGGCCGGCGGTTCCTCGCCTACCGGGAGACCCCCGCCAACCACTGGTATCCGGGAGACGGCATCGGCGTCGCCTGGTGA
- a CDS encoding sigma factor-like helix-turn-helix DNA-binding protein: MIPAPRETPAASPTGDAGAAARESATEWALAARDGDPVAQAAFVRLTQAEVWRFTAALVDPDSADDLTQETYLRAFRALPAFEGRSSARTWLLGIARRACADHLRTVVRRRRLGERLAANAWTDRPHPDPAGQFGAADLVRRLPAERRAAFVLTQLLGLSYAEAAAVEGVPVGTIRSRVARARNDLVEAVGDALAG, translated from the coding sequence GTGATCCCCGCCCCGCGCGAGACCCCCGCCGCCAGTCCGACCGGTGACGCGGGCGCCGCCGCGCGGGAGTCGGCGACCGAGTGGGCCCTGGCCGCCCGCGACGGGGACCCCGTCGCCCAGGCCGCGTTCGTCCGGCTTACCCAGGCCGAGGTGTGGCGCTTCACCGCCGCGCTGGTCGACCCGGACAGCGCCGACGACCTGACCCAGGAGACCTACCTGCGGGCGTTCCGGGCGCTGCCGGCGTTCGAGGGCCGCTCCAGCGCACGCACCTGGCTGCTGGGCATCGCCCGCCGGGCCTGCGCCGACCATCTGCGCACGGTCGTCCGTCGCCGCCGGCTCGGCGAGCGGCTCGCCGCCAACGCCTGGACGGACCGGCCGCACCCGGACCCCGCCGGCCAGTTCGGCGCCGCCGACCTGGTGCGCCGGCTGCCCGCCGAACGACGCGCGGCGTTCGTGCTCACCCAACTGCTCGGCCTGTCGTACGCCGAGGCCGCCGCCGTGGAGGGGGTGCCGGTGGGCACCATCCGCTCCCGGGTGGCCCGGGCCCGCAACGACCTCGTCGAGGCGGTCGGCGACGCCCTCGCCGGATGA
- a CDS encoding DsbA family protein, which yields MSSRKGQKGAARVVREQLARERRRKRTLWVSVAAVALLIVAGLIGWSVYSSQRSDDFTAPTGSNEAGTGIVAGSGPVTVDVYEDFLCPACKQFEQASGPTIDQLISEGKVRVVYHPVAYLNRFSTTQYSTRSSAASGCAAEGGRYREYAKALFDRQPPEGGAGLSDAELVDIAAGAGIDRDGFASCLREGTFKPWTEHVTEEASKANITGTPTILVDGEEIADRSPEGIKAAVEAAGK from the coding sequence ATGAGTAGTCGCAAGGGGCAGAAGGGCGCCGCCCGGGTGGTCCGCGAGCAGCTGGCCCGGGAGCGGCGGCGCAAGCGCACGCTCTGGGTCTCCGTGGCCGCCGTGGCCCTCCTGATCGTCGCCGGCCTCATCGGCTGGAGCGTCTACTCCAGCCAGCGCTCGGACGACTTCACCGCGCCCACCGGCTCGAACGAGGCCGGCACAGGGATCGTCGCCGGTTCGGGCCCGGTCACCGTCGACGTCTACGAGGACTTCCTCTGCCCGGCCTGCAAGCAGTTCGAGCAGGCCAGCGGCCCGACGATCGACCAGCTCATCAGCGAGGGCAAGGTCCGGGTCGTCTACCACCCCGTGGCGTACCTGAACCGCTTCTCCACCACCCAGTACTCGACCCGCTCCTCGGCCGCCTCCGGCTGCGCGGCGGAGGGCGGCCGGTACCGCGAGTACGCCAAGGCGCTGTTCGACCGGCAGCCGCCGGAGGGCGGCGCGGGGCTCAGCGACGCGGAACTGGTCGACATCGCGGCGGGGGCCGGCATCGACCGGGACGGCTTCGCCTCCTGCCTGCGGGAGGGCACCTTCAAGCCGTGGACCGAGCACGTGACGGAGGAGGCCAGCAAGGCCAACATCACCGGCACCCCGACGATCCTGGTCGACGGCGAGGAGATCGCCGACCGCAGCCCGGAGGGGATCAAGGCGGCGGTGGAGGCGGCCGGCAAGTGA
- a CDS encoding sugar transferase, which produces MSRQQAMGHHATTPQRDDMAAQGMRAEVRGGVDAGGGATGTLPTSTPPAGGRASDAPPRPGLDVTAVLPYASSRASTRTRGLRAWMMTAPVDVAALLAPLLISLQYWRGTLAMAGLTVAIFAAGGLYRARRHVSILDELPSLCGRLLASAAVITIIAALRHDSAEYVGGFARGVVIAAGLVIVGRVFSREFATIARKRRWVEHNAIIIGSGPIAVELARLLRRYPQYGLRFVGCVDSTPPQVSAALPLIGTLDQLEPLVRMVECDVLLIADPSCPELTLMEVLRQPRSASCDLWAVPRLWGSRSHGDHIGAIPIVKVGDITLSGPRWALKRASDILFSATALLLLSPVLLLCAVATLLDGGPGIFFYQERIGRHGKPFHIIKFRSMRPVDEHESQTNWSIAHDQRVGPIGRFMRRTSLDELPQLWNILRGDMSVVGPRPERPYFVEKFSAEYPNYAMRHRVAVGLTGLAQVSGLRGDTPISDRARFDNYYIENWSLWLDAKVLIRTVAEVFRAGGR; this is translated from the coding sequence ATGTCCAGGCAACAGGCGATGGGCCACCACGCCACCACACCGCAGCGCGACGACATGGCGGCGCAGGGCATGAGGGCGGAGGTGCGCGGCGGGGTCGACGCCGGAGGCGGCGCCACCGGAACGCTGCCCACCTCCACGCCGCCGGCAGGCGGTCGGGCGAGCGACGCCCCGCCCCGCCCCGGCCTCGACGTGACGGCGGTGCTGCCGTACGCGAGTTCCCGCGCCTCCACGCGCACCCGGGGGCTGCGGGCCTGGATGATGACTGCGCCCGTCGACGTGGCCGCCCTGCTGGCGCCCCTGCTGATCAGCCTCCAGTACTGGCGCGGGACGCTGGCCATGGCCGGCCTGACGGTGGCCATCTTCGCGGCGGGCGGGCTCTACCGGGCCCGTCGCCACGTGAGCATCCTCGACGAGCTGCCGAGCCTCTGCGGGCGGCTGCTCGCGTCCGCGGCCGTGATCACCATCATCGCGGCGCTGCGTCACGACTCCGCGGAGTACGTGGGCGGGTTCGCCCGCGGGGTGGTCATCGCGGCCGGGCTGGTCATCGTCGGTCGTGTCTTCTCGCGGGAGTTCGCCACCATCGCGCGCAAGCGTCGGTGGGTGGAGCACAACGCCATCATCATCGGCAGCGGGCCGATCGCCGTGGAGCTCGCCCGGCTGCTGCGCCGCTATCCCCAGTACGGGCTGCGCTTCGTCGGCTGCGTCGACTCCACGCCTCCGCAGGTGTCGGCGGCGCTCCCCCTGATCGGCACCCTGGACCAGCTGGAGCCGCTCGTCCGGATGGTCGAGTGCGACGTGCTCCTCATCGCGGACCCGAGCTGCCCGGAGCTGACCCTGATGGAGGTCCTCCGCCAGCCGCGAAGCGCGAGCTGCGACCTGTGGGCCGTGCCCCGACTCTGGGGCTCCCGCTCGCACGGCGACCACATCGGCGCGATCCCGATCGTCAAGGTCGGCGACATCACCCTGTCCGGGCCCCGCTGGGCGCTCAAGCGCGCGTCGGACATCCTCTTCTCCGCCACCGCGTTGCTCCTGCTGAGCCCCGTCCTCCTGCTCTGTGCCGTCGCGACGCTCCTCGACGGCGGCCCGGGCATCTTCTTCTACCAGGAACGGATCGGCCGCCACGGCAAGCCGTTCCACATCATCAAGTTCCGCTCGATGCGTCCCGTCGACGAGCACGAGTCGCAGACGAACTGGTCGATCGCGCACGACCAGCGGGTCGGGCCGATCGGCCGCTTCATGCGCCGCACGTCGCTCGACGAGCTGCCGCAGCTCTGGAACATCCTGCGGGGCGACATGAGCGTGGTCGGGCCGCGCCCCGAGCGGCCGTACTTCGTCGAGAAGTTCTCCGCCGAGTACCCCAACTACGCCATGCGCCACCGGGTCGCGGTGGGGCTCACCGGGCTGGCACAGGTCAGTGGCCTGCGCGGCGACACGCCGATCTCCGACCGGGCGCGCTTCGACAACTACTACATCGAGAACTGGTCGCTGTGGCTCGACGCCAAGGTGCTCATCCGGACGGTGGCGGAGGTGTTCCGCGCCGGGGGTCGTTGA
- the rfbD gene encoding dTDP-4-dehydrorhamnose reductase, which translates to MSRLLVAGAGGMLGRDLVAVLRSRGDLSVRATTRAELDITDPQAVRAAVAGHDVVINTAGWTDVDGAEAQEEAATAVNGHAVAHLAAACAATGARMIHLSTDYVFPGDATEPYAEDAATSPVNAYGRSKLVGELAVSRLLPDAGYIVRTAWLYGEHGPNFVATMLRLAEQREHLDVVDDQRGQPTWSYALAEQLVALADAVLAGRAAPGVYHGTASGQTTWYGLARAVFTLRGLDADRIRPTTSDRYLRPAPRPAYSVLAHNRWAAAGLRPLADWHSALTQALDTVH; encoded by the coding sequence GTGAGCCGGCTGCTGGTCGCCGGCGCTGGCGGCATGCTGGGCAGGGACCTGGTCGCCGTCCTGCGCTCCCGAGGTGACCTCTCCGTCAGGGCCACCACCCGCGCCGAGCTCGACATCACCGACCCGCAGGCGGTACGAGCCGCCGTCGCCGGACACGACGTGGTGATCAACACCGCCGGGTGGACCGACGTGGACGGGGCCGAGGCGCAGGAGGAAGCCGCCACCGCCGTCAACGGCCACGCCGTCGCCCACCTCGCCGCAGCCTGTGCCGCAACCGGCGCGCGGATGATCCACCTGTCCACCGACTACGTCTTCCCCGGCGACGCCACCGAACCGTATGCGGAGGACGCCGCCACGTCCCCGGTCAACGCGTACGGGCGCAGCAAGCTCGTCGGGGAGCTCGCCGTCAGCCGACTCCTCCCCGACGCCGGTTACATCGTGCGCACCGCCTGGCTCTACGGCGAACACGGACCGAACTTCGTCGCGACCATGCTGCGGCTGGCCGAGCAGCGAGAGCACCTCGACGTGGTCGACGACCAGCGGGGGCAGCCGACCTGGTCGTACGCGCTGGCCGAGCAGCTCGTCGCGTTGGCCGACGCGGTGCTCGCCGGCCGCGCAGCCCCCGGCGTCTACCACGGCACCGCATCGGGCCAGACCACCTGGTACGGCCTCGCCCGCGCCGTGTTCACCCTCCGCGGCCTCGACGCCGACCGCATCCGACCGACCACCAGCGACCGCTACCTGCGCCCGGCTCCCCGTCCCGCGTACAGCGTTCTGGCCCACAACCGCTGGGCGGCGGCAGGCCTGCGGCCCCTGGCGGACTGGCACTCGGCCCTCACCCAGGCGCTGGACACCGTCCACTAG
- a CDS encoding MOSC domain-containing protein, with protein MRLSAIHTYPVKGCHRLDHDVAPVEPWGLAGDRRWMIVDAGGVGVTQRETVRLVALHATPHGGGLLLRAEGHPELDVPEPTGGEPVAVRTFRNRKLPVPALPAGPAADAWVGQVLGRAARLVWLARPTRHIPPGGREHDTGDQVSFADAYPLLLATAASLDALNGWLAEAGEEPVPMARFRPNLVVEGASAWAEDDWAGRPLRIGGVRFRAAGPCDRCVVTTTDQETGVRGKEPLRTLGRHRNVNRKLLFGLHLVPEETGSIALGDELLVG; from the coding sequence ATGCGGTTGAGCGCCATCCACACGTACCCCGTCAAGGGCTGCCACCGGCTCGACCACGACGTCGCGCCGGTCGAGCCGTGGGGCCTGGCCGGCGACCGGCGCTGGATGATCGTCGACGCCGGGGGCGTCGGCGTCACCCAGCGGGAGACCGTGCGTCTGGTCGCCCTGCACGCCACGCCGCACGGCGGCGGGCTGCTGCTGCGCGCCGAGGGGCATCCCGAGCTGGACGTGCCCGAGCCGACGGGCGGCGAGCCGGTCGCGGTGCGGACGTTCCGCAACCGGAAGCTGCCGGTGCCCGCGCTCCCCGCCGGGCCGGCGGCCGACGCCTGGGTCGGTCAGGTCCTGGGCCGCGCCGCCCGGCTGGTCTGGCTCGCCCGACCGACCCGGCACATCCCGCCGGGGGGCCGGGAGCACGACACCGGCGACCAGGTCAGCTTCGCCGACGCCTATCCGCTGCTGCTGGCCACCGCCGCCTCGCTCGACGCGCTCAACGGCTGGCTCGCCGAGGCCGGCGAGGAGCCCGTGCCGATGGCGCGGTTCCGCCCCAACCTGGTGGTGGAGGGTGCGTCGGCCTGGGCCGAGGACGACTGGGCCGGCCGCCCGCTGCGCATCGGCGGCGTCCGCTTCCGCGCCGCCGGGCCGTGCGACCGCTGCGTGGTCACGACCACCGACCAGGAGACGGGCGTACGCGGGAAGGAACCACTGCGCACCCTGGGCCGCCACCGCAACGTCAACCGGAAGCTCCTCTTCGGACTGCACCTGGTTCCGGAGGAAACGGGCAGCATCGCGCTCGGCGACGAGCTGCTGGTGGGCTGA